Sequence from the Bacteroidales bacterium genome:
TTCAAAAAATATCTCGTAGTTAATAAAAAAAGTAACACCCAAAGAGCTATTGCTGGTGCCGCAAATAATATTGCAAGTGCATATTTAGAACTAAAAAAATACGATGACGCTCTTGATTATTATGTGCGTTCTATGAGAATATATGATTCTCTTGGTATTAAACTGGGTGTTGCAATTATTAAAGATAATATCGGTTCATTATTTCTAAGAAAACAACAGTATAATAACGCTCTTCTATACCACTTAGACGCTTTAAAGTTTTTTGAAGATTTAGGGAGTCCTCCTCGTATCTGTTCATCTCTTCAGAGCATCGGGCTTGTATACTCTAAACTAAATAATACTGAATTAGCCATTAAATATTTAAATCGTAGCCTGAGTATCGCAATTAAACTAAAACAAAAAGAAACTCAAAAGGCTGTTTACGAGGCTCTTTCTGACGTTTATCTGCAAACAAGAAACCACGAAAAGGCTTTATTAAATTATAAACTTTATGTTCAGATTAAGGATTCGCTTCTAAACGCAGAAACTTTTGGAAAAATTGAAACGATTCAGGCTGAGTATGATGCGCAGAAAAAAGAAAAAGAACTAGCAGAAATAAATCATCAATTATACAATCAGCGCATAATTATAATTATATCAACAGGTTTATTTATTCTTTTCGTTTTCCTAATTCTGCTATTTGTCAGAGAAAACACACAGAAGAAAAAAACCATCATAAAATCATCTGCTCAAACCCTAGATTTATACAGCTTGCTTGATAAAACCGGCAATTACCTTTATGCTCTCCAAAACAAACAAAAACATTTATCATCTATACTCGAAAAAAATTGGAATGTACATCTAAATGATGAATCACTGCACCAATACTTTTCATTCCAAAAAGATTCTTTTCTTTGTATCGCATTTATCTCTTTTGAAAATCTTAAGGGTACTTCTAATCTTCTATACTTATCCATAATCGATTTTTATAATTCATTACCTCATATATATCCAGATATGGATCTTAAAATGCTGTATCATAACTTTATTTTAAAAGAGTCCTATTGGGATAACGTTTTTGAAAAAACAGACAGTTTTAATGTGGATTTTTGGATTTACAACCAAGATTCCCAACAAACACAATACTTTGGATCTAACAATGCGTACTTTCTAAATAATGAAAACTTACTTACAAATTTGAAAAATAATAATAAAAAGGAGTTGAAGACCAATAAAGGAGATCGATTCTATTTTTTTACTTCAAATTTTCATTCTCCATCTGATGAATCAGACCTAGATCTAATTTGTGAAACTCTTAGCAAAACAATTGTCAAAACATCAAAAATTTCTTTCGAAGAACAAAAAGAAATTTTTTGCAACACACTTGAATTAATAAAAGCAGGGGATGAGTATCAACATGACATTTCAATCTTTGCATTTATAATCTAATTTGTACTGTAATATTTTCAATCTAAACGTAATAACAACATTTCTTTCATTATTTTTGAAATTTTATTGCCTTCATTAAATTTGACGAATCGAACAACCCATAACACACAAATGATGAAATTACTTTTAATTAGCAACTCCACTAATGCCGGAGAGGCATACCTCCAGCATCCTAAAGAGCAAATTAACACATTTCTAAAAGATGTCAAGAAGGTTTTATTCATACCCTATGCGGCTGTAACGTTCACTTTTGATGAGTATGAAAAAAAAGTTCAAAGCAAATTCAGCGAAATGGGTATAGAGGTGGAATCTATTCATCACTCGAAATTCCCCAAAAGATCTGTTCAAGAAGCCGAGGCAATTGTAGTTGGTGGAGGTAACACATTTAGACTACTTAAAATGATTCATCAATTTGATCTTATTGAGGCTGTTAGATATAAAGTTCTAAGTGGAACTCCTTATGTTGGATGGAGTGCGGGAGCTAATGTTGCTTGTCCAACAATTTGCACAACAAATGACATGCCCATAACCGAACCCGATAATTTTGGTGCTTTTAACTTAGTTAGATTTCAAATAAATCCTCATTACATCGATTCGCATCCAGACGGACATGCTGGAGAAACCCGCGAACAAAGAATTTTAGAGTTTCTAGAAATGGATCCTTATGTTTACGTTGTGGGACTTCGAGAGGGTACTATGATTCTTTTAGATAATGTAAAATTATCACTTATTGGCCAAAAACCTGCTAGAGTATTCAAAAAAGGATTACCTGCAAAAGAGGTTAACCCTGGTGAAGATTTAGATTTTCTTTTTGAATAAAAAATTTACTTCTTAACTTTAGGATATTAAAAACTTATTCTTTATTAAAAATTTCTTAATTTGCTTACTTGAAAATTAAAATACTCTTTTTTAAACCTTATAACTAATAACCATGATTAAAACCGTTGATCTTTTCAAAGTATTTCGTACAGACGAAGTAGAAACTACCGCCTTAAATAAAGTTTCTTTCGAAGTAAAAAGCGGTGAATTTGTTGCAATTATGGGTCCTTCTGGTTGCGGAAAATCAACTTTACTCAATATACTCGGCTTACTCGACAACCCATCGGACGGCCAATACTTTTTTATGGACCACGAAGTATCAAAATTCAAAGAGAAACAAAGAACGAACCTTCGTAAATCCAATATAGGATTTGTATTCCAGAGTTTTAACCTTATTGATGAACTAACAGTTTTTGAAAACGTAGAACTTCCCCTACTATATCAAAATGTCCCCTCCTCTGAACGAAAGAAAAAAGTAGAGATCGTTCTTGAGAGGATGAAAATATCCCACAGACGGAATCACTTTCCACAGCAGCTATCTGGAGGTCAACAGCAACGCGTTGCTATTGCAAGATCCGTTGTTAGTAACCCGAAACTAATTCTCGCAGATGAACCAACAGGAAACCTCGATTCTGCTAATGGCGAAGAAGTAATGGGTCTGCTTACAGAACTTAACAACGAGGGAACAACCATTATAATGGTAACACACTCCCCAACAGATGCGGAAAAAGCACATCGTATTGTTCAACTATTTGACGGACACATTGTAACAGAAAACATTAAAAAGATTTTATAAATATCTTTTTGTTTATTATTCTATATCACCCTTGTTGAATGTAATATTGATTTAATGTTTTAAGAGATCTTAAGTTTAATTTTTCTTATTGCTTTTATTAGTAACAACTTAAATTAAAAACCTTACACGAATTCTCATGAAAACATTTAAAAAATTAAGTGCCGAAGACCTAAAAAATCTTTTAGGGGGAATGAATAAAGCACAGCTTATTGATGCTATTGCAGCAGAAACTAACTTAACCTCTCCTCCGCCCCCTCCACCCGCAAAGTAGTAATTATTTCTAATTGGATCTAAAAAAAGAACACATGGTAAACCATGTGTTCTTTTTATAT
This genomic interval carries:
- a CDS encoding tetratricopeptide repeat protein; translation: MRHLIIYITLGAFSFSSIAQDRTIDSLINSLKNEKVDSIVYKTCLNVAKFYTDSAYDKSLLYLNKALSLAERSNDRNRVAHVYHQIGNAYQRKGEFSLALINLNNALEIHNFLNNKKGAGQLLNDIGLIYRAWGKYDKALENYIKALLLFDEIGDITYGAIALNNIGQIYYFREEYDKSIEYFKKYLVVNKKSNTQRAIAGAANNIASAYLELKKYDDALDYYVRSMRIYDSLGIKLGVAIIKDNIGSLFLRKQQYNNALLYHLDALKFFEDLGSPPRICSSLQSIGLVYSKLNNTELAIKYLNRSLSIAIKLKQKETQKAVYEALSDVYLQTRNHEKALLNYKLYVQIKDSLLNAETFGKIETIQAEYDAQKKEKELAEINHQLYNQRIIIIISTGLFILFVFLILLFVRENTQKKKTIIKSSAQTLDLYSLLDKTGNYLYALQNKQKHLSSILEKNWNVHLNDESLHQYFSFQKDSFLCIAFISFENLKGTSNLLYLSIIDFYNSLPHIYPDMDLKMLYHNFILKESYWDNVFEKTDSFNVDFWIYNQDSQQTQYFGSNNAYFLNNENLLTNLKNNNKKELKTNKGDRFYFFTSNFHSPSDESDLDLICETLSKTIVKTSKISFEEQKEIFCNTLELIKAGDEYQHDISIFAFII
- the pepE gene encoding dipeptidase PepE, translated to MKLLLISNSTNAGEAYLQHPKEQINTFLKDVKKVLFIPYAAVTFTFDEYEKKVQSKFSEMGIEVESIHHSKFPKRSVQEAEAIVVGGGNTFRLLKMIHQFDLIEAVRYKVLSGTPYVGWSAGANVACPTICTTNDMPITEPDNFGAFNLVRFQINPHYIDSHPDGHAGETREQRILEFLEMDPYVYVVGLREGTMILLDNVKLSLIGQKPARVFKKGLPAKEVNPGEDLDFLFE
- a CDS encoding ABC transporter ATP-binding protein translates to MIKTVDLFKVFRTDEVETTALNKVSFEVKSGEFVAIMGPSGCGKSTLLNILGLLDNPSDGQYFFMDHEVSKFKEKQRTNLRKSNIGFVFQSFNLIDELTVFENVELPLLYQNVPSSERKKKVEIVLERMKISHRRNHFPQQLSGGQQQRVAIARSVVSNPKLILADEPTGNLDSANGEEVMGLLTELNNEGTTIIMVTHSPTDAEKAHRIVQLFDGHIVTENIKKIL